The following proteins come from a genomic window of Ilumatobacter coccineus YM16-304:
- a CDS encoding branched-chain amino acid ABC transporter permease, whose amino-acid sequence MTELLQLVFSGVALGCIYSLIALGFVIVFKATGVFNFAHGEFVMMGAYLVFLMVTERSAVPFYLAVPIAAALTAAFGVFVQVVVLRTMVGESLFSIVMVTLGLSIVMRAGLASGFGFDSKSIGDPYGAKLIDVGGVRITHVSIATVVTTVALVAVLTWFFQASRYGVAMRATAQDHEAASAMGVNVRSIYALAWALAAILATVAGVFLAGFPRALDLNMSSAALLALPAAILGGFDSIVGAITGGVIVGVVQVLVAGYQPEWAPWLGSNFHQVAPYVILIVVLMVRPYGLFGTKEITRV is encoded by the coding sequence ATGACCGAACTTCTCCAACTCGTCTTCAGCGGCGTGGCGCTCGGCTGCATCTACTCGCTGATCGCGCTCGGCTTCGTCATCGTCTTCAAGGCGACCGGGGTCTTCAACTTCGCACACGGCGAGTTCGTGATGATGGGCGCCTACCTCGTGTTCCTCATGGTGACGGAGCGCTCCGCGGTGCCGTTCTACCTGGCGGTGCCGATCGCTGCGGCGTTGACCGCCGCGTTCGGCGTGTTCGTCCAGGTGGTCGTGCTGCGCACCATGGTCGGCGAGTCGCTGTTCAGCATCGTCATGGTCACCCTCGGCCTGTCGATCGTGATGCGTGCCGGACTCGCCTCCGGTTTCGGGTTCGACAGCAAGTCGATCGGCGACCCGTACGGCGCGAAGCTCATCGACGTCGGTGGCGTCCGGATCACGCACGTCAGCATCGCCACGGTCGTCACGACCGTCGCGCTCGTCGCTGTGCTGACCTGGTTCTTCCAGGCGAGTCGGTACGGCGTCGCAATGCGAGCGACCGCTCAAGACCACGAAGCGGCGAGTGCGATGGGCGTCAACGTCCGCTCGATCTACGCCCTCGCCTGGGCGCTCGCAGCGATCCTGGCCACGGTCGCCGGCGTCTTCCTCGCCGGCTTCCCACGGGCGCTCGACCTCAACATGTCGTCGGCCGCACTCCTTGCGCTGCCCGCCGCGATTCTGGGCGGTTTCGACTCGATCGTGGGAGCAATCACCGGCGGGGTCATCGTCGGCGTGGTCCAGGTGCTCGTGGCCGGCTATCAGCCCGAGTGGGCGCCGTGGCTCGGGTCGAACTTCCACCAGGTCGCTCCGTACGTCATCTTGATCGTGGTGTTGATGGTCCGGCCCTACGGACTGTTCGGAACGAAGGAGATCACCCGTGTCTGA